A window of the Oryza brachyantha chromosome 5, ObraRS2, whole genome shotgun sequence genome harbors these coding sequences:
- the LOC102702811 gene encoding protein REVEILLE 6-like, whose amino-acid sequence MAAMAAPVLGKKTRKPYTITRPRERWSGEEHDRFLHALMLFGRDWKRIEGFVATKTATQIRSHAQKHFLKARKFGLAGGLPPPPLHPRRAALLPAKAVTADTISPWTPSAIAPPPWPPAGGAPPSSAVQRSMSDWSPACYAPEDPFRPLIHADDCSFIEAPNCSGSGEAWIADAAFLPDETILLPISPDDLGFAQVYKFVGDLFGSGEPRPVEAQLRRLQAMDPAISETILLVLRNLEANLLSG is encoded by the exons atggcggcaatggcggcgccGGTGTTGGGGAAGAAGACGCGGAAGCCGTACACGATCACGAGGCCGCGGGAGAGGTGGTCCGGCGAGGAGCACGACCGCTTCCTCCACGCCCTGATGCT GTTCGGCCGTGACTGGAAGAGGATCGAAGGGTTCGTCGCCACCAAGACGGCCACCCAG ATACGCAGCCATGCCCAGAAGCACTTCCTGAAGGCCCGCAAGTTCGGCCTCGCCGGtggcctcccgccgccgccgcttcacCCTCGCCGCGCGGCGCTTCTCCCGGCCAAGGCCGTGACGGCGGACACAATATCTCCGTGGACGCCATCGGCCATCGCACCACCGCCGTGGCCTCcagccggcggcgccccgCCGTCGTCAGCGGTGCAGCGGAGCATGTCCGACTGGTCGCCGGCGTGCTACGCGCCTGAAGACCCTTTCCGGCCATTGATCCACGCCGACGATTGCTCATTCATCGAGGCGCCGAACTGCAGCGGGTCGGGCGAAGCATGGATCGCCGATGCAGCCTTCTTGCCGGACGAAACAATTCTGCTCCCAATTTCTCCAG ATGATCTGGGATTCGCTCAGGTGTACAAGTTCGTCGGCGACTTGTTCGGCTCCGGCGAACCGCGGCCGGTGGAGGCGCAGCTGCGGAGGCTGCAGGCCATGGATCCTGCCATCTCGGAGACG ATCTTGCTGGTGCTAAGGAATCTCGAAGCTAATCTTCTTTCTGGTTAA
- the LOC102702246 gene encoding calponin homology domain-containing protein DDB_G0272472-like: MSSWLRSAVSRAGRSGVARAVKGYADAVAHHAGQAVADILHDRADYKSFKKTVTRLQEAAVSCRGGERVELLRRWLGALQDIEAELGGSDLKDPEDHEPSTESDSPKAPLALFYDADIEGGPMNFRDVFLYSQALEGITLSMVLEAPSEEEVSLLLEIFGLCLTGGKDVNKTIMNTIQDLAKTLSDYKDEVLVKREELLEYTQSVISGLKKNADIMRIDAETLELWKKLDEKEKSRAQLTDDQDNSSGNISVENIEGLKEALIEVRLCSKVEELILKKAAISPGDCLEIHSQKIDKLKILSDSLANSSSKAEQRILDNRRQKEDALNFRVKKENEVSAVEKELLGEITELEKQRDELEAQLKKINISLNAAAGRLKKTREEREQFDEANNQIIFKLKTKEDDLTKSIASCNVEANIVKTWINFLEDTWKLQSTYNEQKEKKTCDELERCVSSFLKLTKHHLSVFKEVLSPSIESIRTYVDNLVVLNSREETTQHEDDEASEKANPRISLEEEYLETEKKIIIAFSIADHIKKLFYSEQGANSRRDDPEVKNLITEIEKLREEFESIERPMLSIEANKSKPLPEERSELSPSPIPAPATPKAAHIDSPKSPMKPEQHLNPDNELANLGAELGSEEKDFSGEEINGWEFDELEEDLKN, translated from the exons aTGTCGTCGTGGTTGCGGAGCGCGGTGAGCCGGGCGGGGCGCAGCGGCGTGGCCCGCGCCGTGAAGGGgtacgccgacgccgtcgcgcaCCACGCGGGGCAGGCCGTGGCCGACATCCTCCACGACCGCGCG GACTACAAAAGTTTCAAGAAAACAGTAACACGCTTGCAAGAGGCAGCGGTTTCATGCCGTGGAGGCGAAAGAGTTGAACTATTAAGACGATGGTTGGGAGCATTGCAAGACATAGAGGCTGAACTTGGCGGATCCGATTTGAAGGATCCAGAAGATCATGAGCCTTCTACTGAATCAGATAGTCCAAAAGCACCGTTG GCTTTATTTTATGATGCTGACATTGAAGGAGGACCAATGAACTTCCGTGATGTATTCCTATACAGTCAAGCCCTTGAGGGCATTACACTGTCCATG GTTCTCGAAGCTCCTTCTGAGGAAGAAGTTTCACTCCTGTTGGAAATTTTTGG GCTGTGCCTTACTGGAGGGAAAGATGTCAACAAGACAATCATGAACACCATACAAGACTTGGCCAAGACCCTTTCAGATTACAAAGATGAAGTACTG GTGAAGCGTGAAGAGCTGCTTGAATACACTCAGAGTGTCATTTCAGGGCTAAAGAAAAATGCTGACATTATGAG GATAGATGCTGAAACCCTCGAGTTGTGGAAAAAACTAGATGAGAAGGAGAAATCACGAGCCCAGTTAACTGACGATCAAGATAACTCGTCTGGGAATATTTCTGTTGAAAATATTGAG GGTTTAAAAGAGGCACTTATCGAAGTCCGTTTGTGCTCTAAAGTGGAAGAGCTTATACTTAAGAAGGCAGCAATATCTCCTGGAGACTGTCTGGAGATCCATTCTCAGAAG ATCGATAAACTAAAGATCTTGTCAGATTCCCTTGCTAATTCATCCTCCAAGGCAGAGCAACGTATTTTGGACAACAG GCGCCAGAAAGAAGATGCTCTGAACTTCCGTGTTAAGAAGGAGAATGAAGTGAGTGCAGTTGAGAAG GAATTGCTTGGTGAGATCACTGAATTGGAGAAGCAAAGAGATGAACTTGAGGCTCAGCTGAAAAAG ATCAATATATCACTAAACGCTGCTGCTGGGCGCCTCAAGAAAACCAGGGAAGAGAGGGAACAATTTGATGAAGCAAACaatcaaattatatttaaattaaaaacaaag GAGGACGACCTCACCAAATCCATTGCGTCATGTAACGTGGAAGCCAATATAGTCAAGACCTGGATCAATTTCCTCGAGGATACCTGGAAGCTCCAGTCAACGTATAATGAacagaaggaaaagaaaacatg TGATGAATTGGAGAGATGTGTTAGTAGTTTTCTGAAGTTGACTAAACATCACCTTTCAGTATTCAAG GAAGTTCTAAGCCCATCAATTGAGAGTATCCGAACATACGTTGATAACTTGGTGGTCTTGAACTCAAG GGAAGAAACAACACAACATGAAGATGATGAAGCATCTGAGAAGGCAAACCCAAGAATAAGCCTCGAGGAGGAATATTTGGAAACTGAAAAGAAG ATCATAATTGCTTTCAGCATTGCTGATCACATAAAGAAGTTATTTTACTCTGAGCAAGGGGCTAATTCTAG GAGAGATGATCCAGAGGTCAAGAACCTAATTACTGAGATCGAGAAATTGAGGGAAGAGTTTGAATCTATAGAAAGGCCAATGCTAAGTATAGAAGCCAATAAATCAAAGCCTCTGCCTGAGGAGAGATCTGAATTGAGCCCTTCACCTATCCCAGCGCCTGCCACCCCTAAGGCCGCGCACATCGACTCTCCAAAATCTCCCATGAAACCCGAGCAGCATCTGAATCCCGACAATGAGCTTGCAAACCTGGGAGCAGAACTTGGATCCGAGGAGAAAGATTTTTCAGGTGAGGAGATCAACGGCTGGGAGTTTGATGAACTTGAAGAGGATTTGAAGAACTGA
- the LOC102702526 gene encoding serine/arginine-rich splicing factor RS2Z33-like produces MRRYDDLSDRYDRHGQNTKLYVGRLSQRTRREDLENLFSRYGRVRHVNLKHDYGFVEFSDPRDANDARRDLNGREFDGSYIIVQFAKGVERGPGGSREYTARGPANGSDRCFNCGERGHIIRECKNSPKDLKQERGYSRSPSPRRRRSPSYGKSGPPSHWDGHGADRDEKVYSRRDDPSYSRSPRRYDSASNQRNHSPRRHALPSNERDYGPRRYASPPNERGRSPRGNALPPNGRNRNLTSDGMNPPPRERDDQNGSHRRGDRDNLARDTRAGPSPRDR; encoded by the exons ATGCGTCGGTATGATGACCTGTCTGACCGCTATGATCGGCATGGTCAGAACACCAAGTTGTATGTGGGCCGTCTTTCTCAACGAACAAGGAGAGAGGATCTGGAGAACCTGTTCAGCAGATATGGGAG GGTGCGACATGTGAATCTGAAGCACGACTATGGCTTTGTT GAGTTTAGTGATCCCAGGGATGCAAATGATGCGAGGCGTGATCTTAATGGCCGAGAGTTTGATGGGAGCTACATCATTGTTCAGTTTGCAAAAGGG GTCGAACGTGGTCCAGGAGGTTCTCGTGAATATACAGCCAGAGGACCCGCTAATGGTTCTGACCGCTGCTTCAACTGTGGAGAGAGGGGCCATATAATAAGGGAATGCAAGAACAGCCCCAAGGATCTCAA GCAAGAGAGAGGCTACTCAAGGTCCCCATCACCTCGTCGCAGACGGAGCCCAAGCTATGGCAAGAG TGGACCCCCTTCACATTGGGATGGCCATGGTGCTGATCGTGATGAAAAGGTTTATTCAAGAAGGGATGACCCCAGTTACAGCCGCAGCCCTCGACGGTATGATTCAGCTTCCAATCAGAGAAACCACAGCCCGAGGCGCCATGCTTTGCCCTCCAATGAGAGAGACTATGGCCCTAGGCGCTACGCCTCGCCTCCTAACGAGAGAGGCCGCAGCCCTAGGGGCAATGCTTTGCCTCCCAATGGGAGAAACCGCAACCTCACATCAGATGGCATGAACCCTCCACCAAGGGAAAGAGATGATCAGAATGGGAGCCACAGGAGAGGTGACAGAGACAACCTAGCCCGCGATACCCGTGCAGGCCCAAGCCCCCGGGACCGTTGA
- the LOC102701690 gene encoding receptor-like protein kinase HERK 1 has product MDSSSRELVVALIGIICILGTCNAKFSPADNYLVNCGSTVDATVGQRVFAADNSQSIVLTSPQSIAARTTLNSVSGFDNAELYQTARIFTAPSSYAFKMRSSGRHFVRLYFFPFVYQSYDLASSRFKVSTEDVVLLDNFSQPNNSSPVVMEYSLNITRDMLILTFVPEENATAFINAIEVVSVPDALITDSAQLLGVGQYLGLAAQPLQTSFRINVGGPKVTAENDTLTRTWITDLSFFTNPTVGKAVTYPGKLNYQNGSATQDAAPDSVYNTARQLVAQTNASSSNMTWQFKVEARSSYLIRFHFCDIVSKAAFQLYFDVYVDSRSAAKDLDLSTREFGTLAAPFYMDIVLPSSDPSGNLTISIGPSSLPNAKSDGILNGLEIMKMNISTGSVYVVKPPSAGKQQLPIILGAVLGGIGAVLIAVVLCVVVRRKKVKKPQTPLTSRPSSSWTPLSLNALSFLSTGTRTTSRTTYTSGTNSDTSYRIPFIILQEATNHFDEQMVIGVGGFGKVYKAVLQDSTRVAVKRGNQKSHQGIREFRTEIELLSGLRHRHLVSLIGYCDERNEMILVYEYMEKGTLKSHLYGGDQPPLSWNKRLEICIGAARGLHYLHTGFAKSIIHRDVKSANILLDENLMAKVSDFGLSKTGPEFDQTHVSTAVKGSFGYLDPEYYRRQKLTDKSDVYSFGVVLLEVICARPVIDPTLPRDMINLAEWAIKWQKRGELDQIVDKRIAGTIRPESLRKFGETVEKCLAEYGVERPTMGDVLWNLEFVLQLQEAGPDMSNIDSMNQISELPSNAQRISSLEISNADESRTAMDYSQMSTSNAFSQLINTEGR; this is encoded by the coding sequence ATGGATAGTAGCTCTAGAGAGTTAGTTGTAGCCCTTATTGGGATTATCTGCATTCTTGGTACCTGCAATGCGAAATTCAGCCCTGCAGACAACTACCTTGTGAACTGCGGCTCCACGGTCGATGCAACTGTTGGTCAGAGGGTCTTTGCAGCTGACAATTCCCAGTCGATTGTGTTGACATCACCACAGAGCATTGCTGCTAGAACCACGCTGAATTCAGTCTCAGGTTTCGACAATGCCGAGCTGTATCAGACCGCGAGGATATTCACTGCGCCGTCGTCTTACGCCTTCAAGATGAGGAGCAGCGGCCGGCATTTCGTCCGGCTCTACTTCTTCCCTTTCGTGTATCAGAGCTATGATCTTGCCAGCTCCAGGTTCAAGGTGTCAACAGAAGATGTTGTTCTCCTTGATAATTTCTCTCAGCCAAACAATTCCTCCCCGGTGGTCATGGAGTACTCTCTGAACATTACCAGGGACATGCTGATTCTAACATTTGTGCCAGAAGAGAACGCTACAGCGTTCATCAATGCTATCGAAGTCGTATCGGTTCCTGATGCTCTAATCACTGATTCAGCACAGCTTTTGGGTGTTGGGCAGTATCTTGGATTGGCAGCACAGCCATTGCAAACATCCTTCAGGATCAATGTGGGTGGGCCGAAGGTCACAGCTGAAAATGATACCCTGACGCGAACATGGATTACTGATCTGAGCTTCTTCACTAATCCCACTGTTGGTAAAGCAGTTACTTATCCAGGAAAGCTGAATTACCAAAATGGATCAGCGACACAGGATGCTGCACCAGACAGTGTGTACAATACTGCAAGGCAGTTGGTTGCGCAAACAAATGCCAGTTCTTCCAACATGACATGGCAATTCAAAGTCGAGGCCCGTTCTAGTTACTTGATTCGGTTCCATTTCTGTGACATTGTGAGCAAGGCGGCATTTCAGCTCTACTTTGATGTCTATGTGGATAGCCGGTCAGCAGCAAAAGATCTTGATCTCTCCACCAGGGAATTTGGTACACTGGCCGCGCCATTCTACATGGATATTGTCTTACCATCAAGTGACCCGTCTGGTAACCTGACTATCAGCATTGGTCCTTCCAGCTTGCCTAATGCAAAATCTGACGGGATCCTGAATGGCCTGGAGATCATGAAGATGAACATCAGTACTGGATCTGTTTACGTTGTGAAACCACCATCAGCAGGGAAACAACAATTGCCTATCATTTTGGGTGCTGTTCTTGGAGGCATTGGTGCTGTTCTCATCGCCGTTGTTCTCTGTGTTGTTGTTAGAAGAAAGAAGGTGAAGAAACCACAGACACCATTAACAAGTCGCCCTTCAAGTTCATGGACACCACTCTCTCTCAATGCTCTTAGCTTCCTGAGTACCGGTACCCGGACAACCAGTCGGACCACTTATACATCTGGAACTAACAGCGACACAAGCTACCGGATTCCTTTTATTATTCTGCAAGAGGCGACAAACCACTTTGATGAGCAGATGGTCATTGGAGTTGGAGGGTTTGGGAAGGTCTACAAAGCAGTTCTGCAAGACAGCACCAGAGTGGCAGTGAAGCGTGGCAACCAGAAGTCCCACCAAGGGATTAGGGAGTTCCGGACAGAGATTGAACTGCTATCTGGGCTGCGACACCGCCATCTTGTGTCGCTCATTGGTTACTGTGATGAGCGCAATGAGATGATCTTGGTGTATGAGTACATGGAGAAAGGCACTTTGAAGAGTCACCTGTATGGCGGTGACCAGCCTCCACTCAGCTGGAATAAAAGGCTGGAAATCTGCATTGGAGCTGCAAGAGGGCTCCACTACCTCCACACTGGTTTCGCAAAATCAATCATCCACCGTGATGTCAAGTCAGCAAACATTCTCCTTGATGAGAATCTCATGGCCAAGGTCTCTGATTTTGGCCTCTCAAAGACAGGGCCTGAATTTGACCAGACTCATGTTAGCACCGCAGTGAAAGGGAGCTTTGGTTATCTTGATCCTGAGTACTACAGGAGGCAGAAGCTGACCGACAAATCGGACGTGTACTCCTTCGGTGTAGTGTTGCTAGAGGTGATCTGCGCAAGGCCGGTCATCGACCCGACACTTCCAAGAGACATGATCAACCTTGCAGAGTGGGCTATCAAGTGGcagaagagaggagagctTGATCAGATTGTCGACAAAAGGATCGCCGGGACGATCAGGCCAGAATCGCTGAGGAAGTTCGGGGAGACGGTCGAGAAATGCCTCGCTGAGTACGGCGTCGAACGGCCGACCATGGGAGATGTCCTGTGGAACCTGGAGTTTGTGCTCCAGCTGCAGGAGGCAGGCCCAGACATGTCCAACATTGACAGCATGAATCAGATCTCTGAACTCCCTTCAAACGCCCAGAGGATAAGCTCCCTGGAGATCAGCAATGCAGACGAGAGTCGCACGGCCATGGACTACTCTCAGATGTCAACCAGCAATGCCTTCTCACAGCTGATCAACACAGAAGGCAGGTGA
- the LOC102701971 gene encoding LOW QUALITY PROTEIN: probable GTP diphosphokinase CRSH3, chloroplastic (The sequence of the model RefSeq protein was modified relative to this genomic sequence to represent the inferred CDS: inserted 1 base in 1 codon) gives MAELLGVFNGLTERMGKDMATSSSSRLLFRALKLALPALRDGGDAGGRAVSRALLVAASLADLQMDAEVISAGIVREALDAGAVAMADVEAQLGASAAGLVEESLRVKRAPSRVDVADEEAASAVRKRCLSSYDIRAVILELVVRLDAMKHLDVLPKHQQRTTSLEVLKVYAPLAHAVGAGELSLELEDLSFRRLYPQAYAHIDQWLSSQEDDCKRVIAASKEQLLHALTADDELRRTVDGVDVKGRYKSRFSTMKKLVKDGRRPEDVNDILGMRVILDPRPDGGGGGDGDRACRRTHEVIQAMWKEVPRRTKDYITRPXDVSEPAPDGKKRPLMEIQIRTREMDMAAVGGQASHALYKGGLTDPEEAKRLKAIMLAAAEVAAQHLRDEPAATAAIVGSVDRAFRQLDKNGDGSISMEELAEIMEDLGAGGHDAEELMRLLDANSDGSLSSDEFALFQQRVELKAKLEDTDDEYKKILKEKLQTVDDTGLIHVYRKELSDKLVAA, from the exons aTGGCGGAGCTTCTTGGCGTGTTCAATGGGCTGACGGAGCGGATGGGGAAGGACATGgcgacctcgtcgtcgtctcggCTTCTCTTCCGCGCGCTCAAGCTGGCGCTTCCTGCcctccgcgacggcggcgatgctgGCGGCCGGGCCGTCTCCCGTGCGCTTCttgtcgccgcctccctcgccgacCTCCAGATGGACGCCGAGGTAATCTCGGCTGGCATAGTGAGGGAGGCCTTGgacgccggcgcggtggccATGGCCGACGTCGAGGCGCAGCTCGGTGCCAGCGCCGCCGGTCTGGTGGAAGAGAGCCTCAGGGTGAAGCGCGCGCCATCGCGGGTTGAtgtcgccgacgaggaggccgCGAGCGCGGTGCGGAAGCGGTGCCTCTCGAGCTACGACATCCGCGCCGTCATCCTGGAGCTCGTCGTCAGGCTCGACGCCATGAAGCACCTCGACGTCCTGCCCAAGCACCAGCAGCGGACCACCTCGCTGGAGGTCCTCAAGGTGTACGCGCCGCTCGCgcacgccgtcggcgccggcgagctgtcGCTCGAGCTGGAGGACCTCTCCTTCCGGCGCCTGTACCCGCAAGCCTACGCCCACATCGACCAGTGGCTGAGCAGCCAAGAAGACGACTGCAAGCGCGTCATCGCCGCCTCCAAGGAGCAGCTCCTCCACGCGCtcaccgccgacgacgagctccgccgcaccgtcgacggcgtcgacgtcaAGGGCCGGTACAAGAGCCGGTTCAGCACCATGAAGAAGCTGGTGAAggacggccggcggccggaggaCGTCAACGACATCCTCGGAATGCGCGTGATCCTGGACCCCCgccccgacggcggcggcggcggcgacggcgacagggCTTGCCGGAGAACGCACGAGGTCATCCAGGCCATGTGGAAGGAAGTGCCACGGAGGACGAAGGATTACATCACGCGTC AAGACGTGAGCGAGCCGGCGCCGGACGGGAAGAAGAGACCGTTGATGGAGATCCAGATACGCACCAGGGAGATGGACAtggccgccgtcggcggccaGGCGTCGCACGCCCTCTACAAGGGCGGCCTCACCGACCCCGAGGAGGCCAAGAGGCTCAAGGCCATcatgctggcggcggcggaggtagCGGCTCAGCACCTCCGCGACGAGCCCGCCGCCACAGCCGCCATTGTCGGCAGCGTCGACCGAGCTTTCCGGCAGCTCGACAAGAACGGAGACGGGAGTATCAGCATGGAGGAGCTGGCCGAGATAATGGAGgacctcggcgccggcggccacgacGCGGAGGAGCTCATGCGCCTCCTCGACGCCAACAGCGACGGCTCACTCAGCTCCGACGAGTTCGCCCTCTTCCAGCAACGG GTTGAGCTGAAGGCGAAATTGGAAGACACGGACGATGAGTACAAGAAGATCCTCAAAGAGAAGCTGCAGACTGTCGACGACACGGGACTCATCCACGTCTACCGCAAGGAGCTCAGTGACAAGCTGGTCGCCgcctga
- the LOC102701413 gene encoding probable GTP diphosphokinase CRSH2, chloroplastic yields MANAGGNVDVVVAADPAAAVVAPDLEQHATAPRLTPAGSGGRLVAELLGVFNGLTERMGEDVATSSSWSLLFRALKLVLPALRDAAGGRSLPRALIVAASLADLQMDAEVISAGIVRQAMDAGAVTMADAEAQLGPGAAALLRESLGVKSAPSRVDVADEDAASAVRKTILSIYDIRAVILELAVRLDAMKHLDGLPKHQQRTTSLEVLKVFAPLSHTVGATELSLELEDLSFWRLYPQAYAQVDQWLSGQEDDCKRVLAASREELLQALAADEELRHAVDGIDIEGRYKSRFSAMKKLVKDGRRPQDVHDILGMRVILDPRPGGDGGDRACLRTHEVIKGMWNDVPARTKDYITRPKSDGYRSLHVAVDMSEPGPEGKKRPLMEIQIRTKEMNHAALFGHALYKGCLADPGEAKRLKDIMLAAAEVAAQHLRDDPAGGDQTGATVASALAASAGNVERAFRLLDKNGDGRISMEELTELMEDLGAGGQDAVELMRLLDDNNDGSLSSDEFALFQKRVELKAKLEDKDDEYKEILKQKLQTVDDMGLIHVYRKNLSDKLVSG; encoded by the exons ATGGCGAACGCCGGTGGCAAtgtcgacgtcgtcgtcgccgccgacccgGCTGCCGCTGTGGTGGCGCCTGACCTCGAGCAAcacgcgacggcgccgcggctCACCCCGGCgggcagcggcgggcggctgGTGGCGGAGCTGCTCGGCGTGTTCAACGGGCTGACGGAGCGGATGGGGGAGGACGtggcgacgtcgtcgtcgtggagCCTGCTGTTCCGGGCGCTCAAGCTGGTCCTGCCCGCcctccgcgacgccgccggcgggcgcTCCCTCCCCCGCGCgctcatcgtcgccgcctccctcgccgacCTCCAGATGGACGCGGAGGTCATCTCGGCGGGGATCGTGAGGCAGGCGATGGACGCCGGGGCGGTGACCATGGCCGACGCCGAGGCGCAGCTCgggcccggcgccgccgcgctgctccgcGAGAGCCTCGGCGTGAAGAGTGCGCCGTCGCGggtcgacgtcgccgacgaggacgCTGCGAGCGCGGTGCGGAAGACGATCCTCTCCATCTACGACATCCGCGCCGTCATCCTGGAGCTCGCCGTCAGGCTCGACGCCATGAAGCACCTCGACGGCCTCCCCAAGCACCAGCAGCGAACCACCTCGCTGGAGGTGCTCAAGGTGTTCGCGCCGCTGTCGCACACCGTCGGCGCCACCGAGCTGTCGCTGGAGCTGGAGGACCTCTCCTTCTGGCGCCTCTACCCGCAGGCGTACGCCCAGGTCGACCAGTGGCTGAGCGGCCAAGAAGACGACTGCAAGcgcgtcctcgccgcctccaggGAGGAGCTCCTCcaggcgctcgccgccgacgaggagctcCGCCACGCCGTCGACGGCATCGACATCGAGGGCCGGTACAAGAGCCGGTTCAGCGCCATGAAGAAGCTGGTGAAggacggccggcggccgcaGGACGTGCACGACATCCTCGGCATGCGCGTGATCCTGGACCCTCgccccggcggcgatggcggcgacaGGGCTTGCCTCAGGACGCACGAGGTGATCAAGGGCATGTGGAACGACGTGCCGGCGAGGACCAAGGACTACATCACGCGGCCAAAGAGCGACGGGTACCGGAGCTtgcacgtcgccgtcgacatGAGCGAGCCGGGGCCGGAGGGCAAGAAGAGGCCGCTCATGGAGATCCAAATACGCACCAAGGAGATGAACCATGCCGCCCTTTTCGGCCATGCCCTCTACAAAGGATGCCTCGCTGATCCTGGAGAG gcAAAAAGGCTCAAGGACATcatgctggcggcggcggaggtcgcCGCCCAGCACCTCCGGGAcgaccccgccggcggcgaccaaaCCGGAGccaccgtcgcctccgccctcgccgccagcgccggcaACGTCGAGCGAGCTTTCCGGCTGCTCGACAAGAACGGCGACGGGAGGATCAGCATGGAGGAGCTGACCGAGCTCATGGAGgacctcggcgccggcgggcaggACGCCGTGGAGCTCATGCGCCTCCTCGACGACAACAACGACGGCTCTCTCAGCTCCGACGAGTTCGCTCTCTTCCAGAAACGG GTTGAGCTGAAGGCGAAGCTGGAGGACAAGGACGATGAGTACAAGGAGATCCTGAAGCAGAAGCTGCAGACGGTCGACGACATGGGACTCATCCACGTCTACCGCAAGAACCTCAGCGACAAGCTGGTCTCCGGCTGA